Part of the Gemmatimonadetes bacterium SCN 70-22 genome is shown below.
CTCCCTCGCGGGGGTCGACTCCGTCATCCTCCTCCACCGCAACGGGGCGTGGGTGAAGTCGACGGCCGTGCTCGAGATCGCGCGCTACGTGGGAGGACCGTGGCGCCTTGCGCTCATCGGCTACCTGCTCCCGCGCGCCCTGCGCGACTGGATGTACGACCGCGTGGCGCGCGTGCGATATCGCGTCTTCGGGCGGTACGACGCCTGCCCCCTTCCGCCGCCGGAGCAGCGCCAGCGCTTCCTCGGCGCCTAACGATCGCCGGGCGGCCGGGAGCGGCGGCCGGCGCACCCACACGCCCGCGGTGAGCCGACGGCGAAGCCACGGCGCGCCGTCCGCGCGCCGCTACAGCGCGCCGACCGCGATCGGGCTCGTGCGGCGCGAGAACCACGCCATCCGCTGCTGGGCGGGCGTCCCGTTGGCCACGAGGTACTCCAGCAGCGCATCCGCCAGCTCGAACCCGCCCTGGTAGCGATCGCCCGCCGGCTTGGCGAGGCACTTCATCACGATCGCCGAGAGCTCGGCCGGGACGCGCGAGTCGACGACCTCGGGGGCGACCGGGGCCTCGTGCACCTGCTTGTAGCCGACGGAGTACGAGTCGGCGCCGTCAAACGGCGGAAAGCCGAGGAGCATCTCGTACAGCATCACGCCGACGGCGTAGATGTCGCTCCGCCCGTCGACCATCTTGCCCATCGCCTGCTCGGGCGACATGTAGTGCGGCGTCCCCATCGCCCGCCCGCTCCGCGTCAGGCGCCCGTGGAAGCGCGCGGTGGCGATCCCGAAATCGGTGATGAGCGCATGCCCGTCCTCGTCGAAGAGGATGTTGTCGGGCTTGATGTCACGGTGCACCACGCCACGGCGGTGGGCGTAGTCGAGCGCCGTCGCCACCTGCGCACTGATCACCGCCGACACGGCGGCCGAGACGGTCTTGTCGCGCACGAGGATGTCGGCGAGCGAACCGCCCGCCATGTGCGGCATGACGAGGTACACCAGGTCGTCGAGATCGGCGTAGTCCAGGATGGGACAGATGTGCGGGTGCAGCAGCTGGCTCGACGCCTCGGCCTCGCGCTTGAACCGCTCGCGCATCTCCGGATCCCTGGCCAGGTGCGCGTGCAGCACCTTGATGACCAGCGGGCGGTCGAGGGTGGCGTGGTAGGCGAAGTAGACATGGGCCATCCCGCCGCTCCCCATCCGCCTGACGACGCGGTATCGCCCCCCCGACGCCTTCCGCAGCGTCGTGAGCTCGCCATCCGGCTGCTCGGCGGGGACCACGTTGACCTCGGGGAGCGCCGAGGTGCAGCGAACGCACTTCGCCGCGCGTGTGCGGTTCCAGGTGCCGCAGTCAGGGCAGAACATCGCGTCAGGCCCCGAACTGCAGGCGCACGAAATCGTACGGCGGAAAGGGGCCGCTCTCCTCGATCTCGAGCTCGGGGAGGCGGCGCCGCTCCTCGCCGATGGCGTCCTGGAAGCGCCCCCACTGGTCGCGCTCCACCAGGAACGACGCCTCGGCGGCCTTGCGGCTCCCGGCAAGCGCCTCCGGCGCGAAGGTGACGCAGGCGACGGCGCTCCTCCGGAGGAACCGGAACGAGTCGAAGACCGTCGTCTCGAACTCGGCGGCACGCCCCTCGCGCGAGTCGGTCATCTCCGCCGGCGGCAGGGCGTGCGGCGTGATGCGCACCCGCGCCATCCGCCGGTCACCCACGAAGCGCACGGCATCCATCAGCGACACGTAGTGCAGCTCCATCCAGTGCAGGAGCGAGCTGCGCGAGCGGAAGACCGTCCCGAACGGTGCGGGGACGACCGGTTGCGCGCGGAACCGCTCCTCCACGATGCGCCGGTACTCCTCGAGCGCCGCGCTCGTCGCCGCCAGGCGCTCGTACGCCGCCGGCTGCGTCAGCGCCGCCAGGTCGCGCAGCGGGACGAGATCGACGCCCGTCACGTGCAGCGGCGCCGCGGCATCGTGGAGGACGATCCCGAACAGCTGCAGCGCCTCGTTGCCGACGGCGGGGGTGCGGAGACTGCGCGTGCGCGGCACGTGAATCGTCGTGGATCGGGCGGGCGTATGGCGATGGGCGACACCATCCAGACGACTCGATGGGGGCGCCCGGAACCCGGCAGATTCTGCCGAATTCCCCGGGGGACGGGGAGTCTATGCGTCGCGCTCCCCGCCATCCAGACCTGAGCCGCGCCGAACATTGGCGGAAGCCCATCGCGCCGTCGTGGACCCGGTGTCAGGCTCCCCGCCGGGCCTGGGGCCGCGGCGATGCCGCGGCTCCCCCGCGCTCCCCCCTCCCCCTGCGCGGGGGGCGGAGCCCCGCGCCGCCTACAACAGCGCCCGCATGTGCGTCACGCAGGCGTCGCCCAGCCGGTCCGGGACGTATCCCCCTTCCAGCGCGCTGACTAAACGTCCGTTGCACCACGCGCGCGCGCGGTCGACCAGCTGGCGGGTGAGGAGCTCGATGTGCTCGAGCTCGAGCGTGAAGCCTCCCAGCGGGTCACCACGAAGCGAGTCGAAGCCCGCCGAGACTAGGATGAGGTCGGGAATCCACCCCGCGGTGGCGGCGTCGACCCCCCGGCGGAGCGCGTCGACGTATTCCTCCGCCGGCCGGGCGGCCGGCATCGGGACGTTCCAGATGCTCCCGTGCGGACCGCGATCCTCGGCGGCCCCCGTCCCCGGGTACCACGGCCACTGGTGCATCGACACGAAGTGGATGTCGGGCTCGTCCTCCACCAGCGCCTGCGTCCCGTTCCCGTGGTGCACGTCCCAGTCCACGATGAGCACCCGCTGCGCTCCGTGCCGGGCGCGCGCGTAGTGCGCCGCGATCGCCACGTTGCCGAACAGGCAGAACCCCATCGCGTACGCGTGCAGCGCGTGATGCCCCGGCGGGCGCACCGCGGCGAACGACCGGCTTGCCCGCCCGTCGAAGGCCATGTCGACTCCGTCGAGGACCGACCCGCACGACGCGGTGGCGGCTGCCCACGACCCCTCGCTCACCACGGTGTCGGCGTCGAGCCGCCCTCCCCCCGCCTCGACCACCTCGCGGACGCGCGCGATGTACGCCGGGGCGTGGGCGATCGCCAGCTCCTCCTCGCTCGCGTGGCGCCCTTCGCAATGCTCCAGCGCCTGGTAGAGGGCGAAGTCGTTGCGCAGGGCGCGGGGAATGGCGCGCAGTCGCCCGACGTGCTCGGGATGATTCCACCCCGTGTCGTGGCGTCCGCAGTCGGCGTGGGAGATGTAGGCGACGGTCAACGGGCACCTCGGAGTCTGCGGGATCCCCACTCGGCCAGGAGCGCGGCCAGGAGGATGGTGAAGAGGATGCGCTCCCCCGCGTCGCGCGACGCCGGGGGAGCGCCGGAGGCCGCGCCGGCGGCCGGCTCGCCTAACGCTTCGACGAGCGCGGGGTACGGCGCCTCGTCGGTGGCCGCCACCACCGCCAGCGGAGCCAGCGGGGCGTGGGCGACCGAGGCCACCAGCCCCGACCACCACGCCCGATGGTCGGCGGGGGCGCCGTCGCCCCCCTCCATGCGCCAGCGCCACGTGTCATCATAGCCGATGGCCAGGGAGCGGCCGCCATCGACCCGCGCTGCCACCACGCGCGCGGATGCGCCGGTGCGCTCGAGGACGACTGCCGCCGGCCGCAACGCGGTATAGGCGATGCCCCCGAGGGCGCGGCGCGGCGCGGCGGTCGGCAAGGCGCCGAGGAGCGGCGCCACGCCCTGTCCCGCACGCGCGGGCGCAATGCCGGCCAGCGATGCCAGGCGGGCCGCCTCGGCGCCCAGGACCACCCCCCCACCGCTCCGCACGAAGCGCGTGATGGCCGCGCCCAGGGGGGCGGCGCTCGAGTCGAGGGCGACGACCGCCGCATAACGAGCCGTGTCGATCGGGGCGTCGCCTCCCTGCCTCACCACCACGTCCGGGGCGACCCGAAAGCGTGCCGCCACCTCCCAGCCGGCCTCCTCGAGCGCGGCGACCGTGAACTTCCCTTCCCACCCCGCGCGCGCGAGCACGAGGACCTTGCGCAGCACCACCGAGTCGCGCAGCGCCGCGCTCGCCGCCGCGCCCCTGGTGGCCGCCATCACCGTTCCGTCGATCGTCGCCTCCAGCACGCGCACCCCGCCCACGCCCGTCGTGGCCGAATCGATGCTCCCCGCCGCGTCGCGGAGGGTGACCACCTCTCCCGCAGCGGCGGAAACGATGACGCGCCCCCCTCCGTTGGGCGAGCTGACCGGCTCCACGGTGAGCGCAATGCCGGGCTTCGCGCCCGGAGCGAGCCGCCAGTGGATCGCTGTCCCCGCCGAGGCGAGCGCCCGGGCCCAGGCGCGCTCCGAGCGCCCGGGGAGGGAGTCGAGGGTGACGTCGAGGCGCGTGACGGGGGCGACCGTCGCCTCGCGCAGGGCCTGGGGGAGCGCCCGCGCCGACTCGACGCTCCTGGCCGGCGCAGCCGGCGCGGCCGGGCGCCACGCCAGCCAGAGGAGCCCCCCCAGGGCGAGCCAAGCCGTCAGGCGCAATGCGCGCTCGCCCCGCCGACGGTCACCGGGTGAGCGCATACACCACCAGGTTCACGCCGAAGCGCGTGTTGTCGACCGAGTAGAAGCGCTTGTTGTCGGGGTGGAAGTTCCACTCCGACGAGTAGTCCTTGTTGCTGTAGAGCACCGAGATGCGGTCGCCCCGCAGTGCGGCCAGGAGGTAGGGGTGCACGAGGTTGTCGCCCCACCCGTTGAGCTCGTGCGACGTGTTGGGGGGACCGTCCTCGAAGCGGAAGAACGCGGAATACAGCGCGTGCGTGTTGGGGAGCTTCCCCAGGGGACCGGCCACCGACTGCAGCTCCTCGGTCGCGGTCTTGTGGAACATCCCGTCGACGTCGTGGTTGTGGTCATCCACGAACAGGAGGCCGCCCCGCTCGAGGTAGCGCCCCAGCACCCGCCGTTCCTGCGCCGTGAAGCGCACCGGGAGGTGCCCCGTCAGGTACAACAACGGGTAGCGCAACGCCGCCTCGGAGCCGAGGGGGACGACGACCCCCGACGGGGCGACGTCGATCGACGTGTAGCGCGCGACGGAGTCGATCAGGTTGGCGGGGACCAGCGGCGCCGAGTCCCAGTCCCCCGACTCGTACTGTGCCGTGGCGAAGGTGAACGTGCTCATGGCAGCACCCCCCAGGCGGGGATATCGTCGCGCGCGACGGGTGCGTCGTCCAGCGCCCGCCGGGCGCGCAGGAGCAACGACGTGGCATCGCCCGAGGCGCGCAGCGCGCCGATCGCCGCCTCCAGCGCGCCCGCCGCCGCGGGGAGGCGGTCGGCGACCGCCAGCCGCAACACGATCAGCGAGTCGACCCCGGCCGCCGGGTTCCGCTCGAGCGCGTCGAGCGCCCGGCCGAAGCGCGCGACGAGCGGGGCGCGCGCCGCGTCGAGCCGCGCCCTGGGGGTGCGCGCCCCGGGGACGCCCCGCTCCTTCCCCGCCAGCCGCACGCGGGCCAGGTCCACCACCACGCGGGGCGGTGCCCCGCGCAGGTACAGGCGTTCGGCCGCCCGCGCGCGCTGGATCGCCGCCAGCGCCACGTACATCGGCGGGAGCGCCCGCGCCGGCTCGCCGCCGTCGAGGGCCCGCCCCGCCTCCCACATCGCGTTGTAGGCCTCCAGCATCGGGCGGTTGATCGCAACCACCGGCGTCTCGTCGTGCTCGAAGTCGGTCGGTGCCCCCTGGATCACCGTCGCCCGTTCCGCCGCCTTCAGGAGCTGCTCCGGCGTCAGCGGCCCCTTCCCCATCGAATCCCCCTCGGCATGCCCGTGCCCGTCGCCGTGGAAGTGCTCCCCCGCCGCCTCGGCGCCGTCGCCGAGCCGCGCGAAGATGATGTCGCTCACCTGCTTGCGTAGCCGCGCCTGGTCGCGCCCGATCGCGCGCGACTGCGACACGACCGCCGGCCGCCCGAGCGTGCGCGCCCGCTTCACCAGCGCCTCGGTGAGGTTGATGAGCATGCGCTGGCTCAGGAGCGACTGGTCGACTTCCGCCGGCGGCGCCTGCTCGACGGCGAGCGAGTCGTACTCGTCGGCTCGGGCAATGCGGATGGTCCGCGTCTCCGACGCCCCCACCCCAGGGCCGGCGACGTCGTTGCGGTCGCGCGCCACCGCCCGCAGGTGCACCACGTCCCCCGCCGCGAGCCCCAATCCCTCGAGCGAGAGCGCGCCGGCGAGCGTCCCACGGGTCGCCCCGCGCGCGGACAGGGTGCCTAACGTCCCGGACTTGAAGGTGAAGCGCTCCCCCTGGCCCGAGCTCACGATGTACTCGAACGCCCCGCCCGCGATCCCCAGGTCGTCGGTCACGTCGGCCGCCAGCGCGATCGTCCCGCGGGGCGCGCGCAGCACGGTGTCGCGTGCCGGCGCGCGCAGCGTCACGAGCGGGGCCGAGTCGACCAGCGGCTCGAGGGCGACGAGGCGGCTCTCGTCGCCTCGCCCGAGGCGCAGCAGGGCGCGGGCCGCGGGAGCGGCGAACGTCGCCTCCCATCGGTCACGCCCTGCGGCAATGCGCAGCGGCTGCGAATCGAGCGCGATCCGGAGCGCGGCGCTGTCGCCCGCCCCGCTCAGCGTCACCCGGCTCCCGGGATACGCGCGCACGAGCGCCGGCGCGCGGAGGCGTTCCGCGGCGCGCCCCGTGTAGCGCGGCGGCTCGACCAGCACCATCGTCTCGCCTAACGACGATGCGCCGGCTTCGGCGGGGCCGGCTCCGGTGCGAGCGGCGCGCCAGGCCGCGACCTCACCGCCGGCTGGGACGAGGAGCGCTACCCCGGCCCCAACGGCCGCCACGATCGCCGGGAGGCGCAACGCTCGCGCGAGCGCCCGGCGCGCCGCCCCCTCCCACGCCACCGCGCTCACCGACGGCTGGAGCGCCGCGCGCGCCCCCTCCGGCACCGCGGGGTCGACCGCGGTCACCAGGGCATAGCGCAGCGCCGGTTCACGCTCCTCGATCCAGAGCGCGGCGCGGAGCGGCGAGAGCGCCCGGGTCGCGCTCCGCCACCAGGTGACCGCCGCGACGAGCACGCCCGCCAGCACGCCGGCCAGCACACCGGCGAGCGCGCTCCCCGGCACGCCGCCCAGTGCCCCCGAGGCCGCCGCTGGCGACGGGACCGCGGCGCGCACCAGCGCCCACGCGCCGAGCCCAGCGCCGGCGCCCATGAGCGCACCACGGGCGATGGCCGTGGCGTGCAACCACGAGCGCCAGCGCGCGACCCTCGTCGCGACCGTGGCATCGTCCGTCGTGGCGCCGCCTCCCTCGCTGCGCCTGGCGGCGCGAGGCCGCTCACCCGTCGGTCCCGTCGCCGCGCTCATGCGCCCCCCTGCGGCGCGCCGACCGTGCGCGGCGGCGCGTCGTCCGCGCCATCTCCGCGCCGCCGGCGCACCCACCATTCGGCCAGGAGCGCGACCCCGGCAGCAACCAGGAGCCAGCGCTGCGCCGCATCGCTCCCCGCGTGCGGAGGGCGTACCTCGACCCCTGGTGCTCCGTCGACTCGCGCGCCCGATTCGGCCGGGCGTTCCGCGCCCCCGCCGGCGGCGCCACTCGCCCAACGGGCCAGCGTGGCGCCATCGACGAGCGCCTCGCTCCCCCCCCCGCACGCCCCCGCCAGTGCGCGCACCAATCGCAGGAAGGCGGGGCGCAACACCTCGTCGCCCGCAGTGGGGACGGTCACGCCGACGGTGCGGATGCAACCGAGTCCCAGCGCCGCCTCCGTCGCGGCCGGCGTCCCGTCGCCCCAGCGAAGGACGGTCACCCCCTGCGGCAGCGCGACACGGGCGCGCCCGAGGTGACCGGCGGCCGTGACGGCGCCGGCGGCGAGGATGTCGTTAGGCAGCACGAGGGCGGCACCGGGTGCGCCGGCCGCCCCCGGACGCGCGGCCGGGGCGCCCGTCGCGGCGCCGGCGCCTTCCGCTGGCCACGAGACGACGAGTCCGCCCGCCCGCGCCCACGCCGAGTCATCCGCCGTGGGGGGCGTGCGACGCACGCGGAGGCGGGGCACCGATGCATCGAGGGCCCGCGCGAAGGCGGCGCCGATGGGATCGCCGGGCGGGGGGAGGACGCGCTCTCCCTCCCCCGCGCGTGGCCCCTCCGCCTTGCGTGCGGCGACGCGCACCGGGACCAGCGCTCCACCCCAGCTCCCACGCATCGCCTCCACCCCTTCGTCCCAGCTCTCGGCGGCGAAGGGAGAGACGACCACGATGGCCACGCGGCCGTGCGTCGTCGCCAGGCGGTGCGCCTCGCGGATCGCGGCAACCAGGCCGCTCCCCAGGCGTCCCCGCACCTCGCCCCGTTCGCCCACGGCGCTGTCGCTCGCGGTCCATGCCGCCGAATCGACGCGGATCCACGACACGGCGTCGGCGCCGGCGGCATGGGCGCGGGCGCTGTCCATCGCCTCGGCCATGCGCCCCACGCGGCGCGACGCATCGACGACGATGACCCTCGCGTCTCCCGCACGGCGGGGCGCCACGGCGGGACGGGCCAGGGCCGTCCCCGCCAGGAGCAACGCCAGGACGCGCAGCGCCAGGAGGACGAGGTCGCTCGGACGGACCTCCGGCGAGAGGGCGCGCACCGCCGACGGCGGGACGAACCGCGCCGTCGGGAGCGGGACGGCCGGCGGGCGCCGCCACCCCCACAGGTGCAACGCCACCACCACCGCCGAGGCGGCGAGGGCGGCCAGGAGGTACGCGGGCGCGGCAAGGACCGGCACCTATCCCTCCCCGGCCGGCGCCGACGTCGCCACGGCGCGCACGACGAGCGCCGCGTCCTCCTCGGCTTGCACCTGACGGTACGCCGCCCCGGACAGGCGCCAGGCGAGCGCGGTCTCCTCGCGCCACGCCGCGAAGCGCGCCTGGTAGGCCGCCCGCGCCACCGCGTCGAGCGGGCGCTCGATCGCCGGATCCTCGGGATCGACGGCGAGGGCGACCGAGGGAGGCGGCGCCAGCTCGTCGCGCGCGACGACGTGGAGCACATGCACGTCGCCCCGCGCACTGGCGCGCGTCGCCGCGGCCCGGCGCAGCGCCCCCTCGTCGCCCAGCAGGTCCGACACCACCACCAGCCGCGCCCCCATCGGCACCTGGAGCAGCGCCGGGGCCCCCTGGGGGGAGCCGGACGGCGTTACGCTGCCTAACGCGGACATGAGCTCGAGCAGGACGTCGGCCCGGGTCCGCGCCCGGACGAAGGCCGTGCCCCCCGCGGCGACGATCGCCGCCCCCACCGGATCGCCGCTCCGCTGCGCGATGGCCGCCAACCCCACGGTCAGGGCCCGGGCCATCGCCCACTTGGCATGCGTGGTCGCAGGGTACGCCATCGACGCCGAGGCATCGACCAGGAACCAGGTCGGGTGCACCGCGCGGTCGTCCGCGAGGCGGGTGAAGGGGCGGTCGCTTCGCGCCAGCAGCTTCCAGTCGAGCTGGCGGGGGTCGTCACCCTGCCGGTACAGCCG
Proteins encoded:
- a CDS encoding twin-arginine translocation pathway signal translates to MSTFTFATAQYESGDWDSAPLVPANLIDSVARYTSIDVAPSGVVVPLGSEAALRYPLLYLTGHLPVRFTAQERRVLGRYLERGGLLFVDDHNHDVDGMFHKTATEELQSVAGPLGKLPNTHALYSAFFRFEDGPPNTSHELNGWGDNLVHPYLLAALRGDRISVLYSNKDYSSEWNFHPDNKRFYSVDNTRFGVNLVVYALTR